A stretch of the Desulfobaculum bizertense DSM 18034 genome encodes the following:
- the nadA gene encoding quinolinate synthase NadA codes for MTATSDTKIITEVRERLGSDLVIMGHHYQNDRVIMHTDLRGDSLELARQVPALRAKYIVFCGVSFMAETAAMLAGEEQIVVQPAPDAGCVMSEMAPAHILDCAMRQLTKNGARVIPLAYVNTSAAIKGIVGQYGGSVCTSANAEKMMTWAMKQGDTVLFLPDENLGENTANNLGIPEDKRMVLDIRGGGNNIDVAEATSKKLLLWPGLCAVHQRFRPEHVDEVRRRDPDALVIVHPECPAKVVKKADAAGSTSKIIKFVEDAPNDSTIYIGTEINLVERLAKKYHQVKRVRPLHPSTCSNMAKTTEHLLATTLQQLDSAEPVRVPEDIAYHARIALDRMLDVCS; via the coding sequence ATGACAGCAACATCAGATACAAAAATCATCACCGAAGTTCGGGAAAGGCTCGGCTCTGACCTCGTTATCATGGGCCACCACTACCAGAATGATAGAGTCATCATGCACACAGACCTCCGCGGTGACTCTCTGGAGCTGGCTCGCCAGGTCCCGGCACTACGCGCCAAATACATTGTTTTTTGTGGCGTGTCGTTCATGGCTGAAACTGCTGCCATGCTTGCTGGCGAAGAACAGATTGTTGTCCAGCCAGCCCCTGACGCGGGTTGCGTCATGTCCGAAATGGCTCCAGCCCATATTCTGGACTGTGCCATGCGCCAGCTGACCAAAAATGGTGCTCGCGTCATCCCTCTGGCATATGTAAACACATCTGCAGCCATCAAAGGCATCGTTGGCCAGTACGGCGGTTCGGTCTGCACCTCTGCCAACGCTGAAAAGATGATGACCTGGGCAATGAAACAGGGAGACACAGTTCTGTTCCTGCCTGATGAAAATCTTGGCGAAAACACAGCCAATAACCTTGGTATTCCAGAAGACAAGAGAATGGTTCTGGACATCCGTGGTGGCGGAAACAACATCGACGTTGCCGAAGCTACGAGCAAAAAGCTCCTGCTTTGGCCCGGGCTTTGTGCTGTTCATCAGCGCTTCCGCCCCGAACACGTTGACGAAGTCCGGCGCCGTGATCCCGATGCTCTTGTCATCGTCCACCCAGAGTGTCCTGCTAAGGTCGTCAAAAAGGCCGATGCCGCAGGCTCTACGTCCAAAATCATCAAGTTCGTTGAAGACGCACCCAACGATTCCACAATTTACATCGGAACCGAGATCAACCTCGTCGAACGCCTTGCTAAAAAATACCATCAGGTAAAACGAGTTCGCCCACTGCACCCAAGCACATGCAGCAACATGGCGAAAACCACCGAACACCTGCTCGCGACGACACTCCAGCAGCTCGACTCCGCCGAACCCGTTCGCGTACCTGAAGACATCGCATACCACGCCCGTATTGCGCTTGACCGCATGCTCGACGTCTGTTCATAA